In Glycine max cultivar Williams 82 chromosome 4, Glycine_max_v4.0, whole genome shotgun sequence, the genomic stretch tcttttttatgcctttttatatttttatctttttgtggtcgacaagggcgtttccctttgctcctatgtattcttcaattgtgatgagaaaatcatacctatgtagttcttttgtggacaaagcgttttggttaagttattttttatccttttttgcaagatatatttttattgaatgaagggtcatttaaggcgttggaccattagacaatctttcgattcttttgaaaagtgagaaaacattaaggcattagaccattaatgatttctttatttttgaaaaaggtaacaaagttacatattgattttaggctttttagaaatctacacttaaccaataaaagcggaaaagaccatttcaaggagttggacctttgaaaatggcttttttaggcgttgacaaaagtttggtttatgaattgattttagctttagtttcactttggttattagtcaattcaattaagaaagaaaaatcccaaagagaaacgtccgattgatttttttgttttattttactaaaagatattttttgattattatattattattttacctctttttggtttccaacgtgattacggcatgaccgaacggtcagatttcattttaacagaaattaacggatattacaattcaaatgatcggtggaaatttattttattttttattaacggagaaaatgacttaagtaaatgactaaagcacgtaaaaagggggtacggaaagtaaatgaaacgaaaataaaagcacgtgaaaacaaatgaggaccactaagggtacatagaatgaattgaaaagttcgatttcgggaacttaccagttgaagaccgaagaacgaggaagaacgaacgaagaacgtcgaagaacagttgaaaatcttcgcgaaatcatccacggaaatgttacggaagcgcctcggcttggattttcttcacggaaacaattttttcactaatttcaagtgatctcgaaataccagaagggctgaacatttttctccttcactcctccccctatttataggaaaataggggaggagcttgccacccagctcgcccaggcgagctaggttgcttcctccagaagcgaccaccttctggaggaacatcctggaaggcccaagtgggcctggttgctatttgaacccccatttttactaaatacacccctgccctttttttggtgattctttttccataaaattacggaaacttacaaatttcataacgatacttgttttctttcaataatgttgcggaaccttacggattacgtaatcatcccttttttgccttccggaacgttacgaaactttacagattgcgcactaacatttctttttaatttccggcatgccacgaaacttcacggattgtgctacaacgcttttcttttggcttccggcatgtctcggaacttcacaaattacCTAAGaatgggtgccaaatacctcgaagtggtcaaacgagggtcgcatcccaacaacggatggtccccggacgaaattagggtatgacacatatattttaataaaaataattttaaatgctttaacatatttttattaatttcatatcATACAATTATGTTCAAGCTCATTATAGATGagaaaatttttttttcaactaattaatgcacatgtatatatataaaaaatcaacaatattTAACTTTACTTTGAcatcttataaaattatttttacataaaaataatttatatgtaaatatataataaatatattcaaattaatttattaaatatatttttaataaagtataattttaaattacttactaAATAATACCATTTTCTTGTCATCAGTAGAACCCTATCGTAACGGCAGAAGAAAAATCCTATAAGTTACAATCTATTTTCCTAACTATAAGATCTTTACTAAGATTCTTTTCAAATTgtcttttacaattttttaaccaaaatacCCTAATTTACTTTActataaatattatgaatttaaaaaatagatggaACCACCAAGCGTGTGGATTGACTATGCATGGAGTTGTTCTATCTCACTTAGTGGTTTCTACTTTGAGTCTTGGTACACAATTGTGTTAAATACTTTGAGGTGAAGTTTTTTCGCCCATAATGATCCTACTCGACTCGAACAAAATTGCCTCTAGTGGATGATACATGTGGtttagactaaaaataaataaatacattctCTCTTGTAGAAAAGACTaacatacattaattaattagatagaaattaattataaagaaaataattaagttatcgTATAGCACCCCTCCACCAGTGACATTTCACACAACTTACTCGTTGGTTAGAAACCTTTAACTCAACATCTTTTAGGTTCATTGACTATCCCTATAGATCAACACAAGACTTTTCAACGTGTTTTGTCTCCACTCACATGCTTTCTAAAAAGCATCCCAGGAGGTCACCCATCTCTAAATTGCTCCAAATCAAGCTAACTTAAAGTGCGGAGTTCTAAGCGATGAGCAACCaaaaagtagatgcatcttgttggtataaGTAGTATCAATTAATTCGTTTAAATTATTCTTAGCTGTACAATCTCATACTTACACAACCTTTGGAAACCTCTCATTTTAGTGTGATTTGTCTGGGGTGTTACAAGATCCACCAAATTAAATTGATGATTTCTAAATAATTCTATCCAATCACACAAAgaatgttgaaaaaaaatgtaagagtTTCACTAAGATTTCTCTTGTTTATAAAAAGTGCAATTCTAATTTGAGCTCTTAACTGTCTATAAAAATGCAACTCTAAATTGAACTTTTGGTTGTTTCACGTGTTCTGTCAAGATGAAGCACCCTAATTTGGTGTCGCACAGGATGAAGCTGCTATGATGAATAACAATTTCATCTATGATTTTGACCTAGCATGGCACATGAAAttacaacaaaatttatttttctcacgataaatattatttttggtctattatgttttagtatttttttcatctagatacattaaattttaaaagttttattttggtctTTTATGTTTACGAAAGTTTCATTTGGTAAATgaagttttaaaagtttcattttagtcttttatgtttttgaaagctttatttttatcttttctttcgtTTGCAGTTAAAAATGACAGTGCTCctcaatattttatgttttgatggagcactaaatataagtaaaataattaatttaaaatagtgacaactaaaataattaattatttcaaaatttaaaacattaacggaacactaacatttttaagaaaaaacaaaagaaatgatcaaaatgaaacttttgaaaacataaaagactagaataaaacttttaaaatttaatgtaccaaaatgaaactttcaaaaatataaatgaccaaaataaaacttttaaaactcaATGTACCAAAGTGAACTAAAacataataaactaaaaaagacatttaattttttttcttaaaaacaaaatgttgaTGTGCCAATGAAGTTGCAAGTTAAATTGTGGTATCACCAAGTCAATTGTCAAACTAGACTCATGTCAACAATTACTTTTagaaaaaactcatttttttataaaaaaaaagttgacaaATACTATTTCCACTTCGTCTCTTTACTTAGAcactctccttttcttttttaaaccctAAATAACCCTGGCAAGGATTCACTCCCCCAAACCCCAATTATACATTCACTCTATTACTCCCTTTACTATTATTGCATCATGGTGTTGCTTAGGCTTTTCTGCATGTTCGTGCATGTTTTAGTAATTGTTTTGCAACTATTTTTTGTGTGATTGGTCtctcaaaaatattaaattaatcctTGCTAAACATTTGGTCTGAAGGAAAACTAAACATGGATGTAACAGGCAGAAACAAAACAAGATAATGTTGCATTCTAGGATGCACTAAAATGGGGACGGAGACATATATGGGGACGGGAAATGACAAATCTAGAAATCCCAAAATACATGTACAATTaggaaaccaattttttttaatattttttattatttaaaaaaactgaaaagatACAAAAACTACTCTTGAATTATAGTTTAATATTGTGAAGTTAGTTTGttttcctaaaaaaacaaaGTTAGTTTTCTTTTGCATTAGAAGAAGCAAGTAGAAGACCTAGTCATTAAAACAGATCAGGAAGGGATCTTGCACAATTATTTTGatcctttctctttctccaaAACCCTAAAACCCTCTCCATTGCCATGAACCCTCCACCCACCACTAGCTCCCCCCTGAAGGTGAATGCAGCAGCTGCGGCTTGAAGAACCGCCACCTGTGTAGTGTGAACCTCCTGTGTCCTCTACCTCCATCCTTCCTCCTTCCTCCTTCTGCCCCTCCTGCTTAGACTTGTTTGACCAACCTCTCTCCGACACCTCCTCCGTCTTCACCCACCGCCTCGTCTGATGCACCAAATGCTCCTCCTTCACTCACCTCTCTTGCCTCCCTTCCCCCTTCCTCCCCCCTTGCTCCCAAGATGTAGGGACACACATGTAGGTCACCGTCATCCCCAATAAGTCAACGACATCCCCTAGCCGTCCCCGTCCTATCTCCGTCCTCGTGCAGCGGGGAACGCCACCTAGCAGGCATCCCTGTGTTTCATAGGTTGCATTTTCCCTCGATAACCTTGGTACACTCCATTACTCCACATGgaatataaattattgtgtAATTTTTGTGAAAAAGAATTCATACTTTTAACTTCCTTCAAAGGATTAGCATTGTTGATTCTTGTAACATCTCATGTGTACCATTGAGGCAAGCATTAAGGTCAATGGGGAAATCTTCATGTTGTaacttttcttgtttgttttttttccttcatgcaTAAATATTGTTTATCACGTATAACACTTAATAGCTTATTTGAAAATTCATGAAGGTGAAACTGAGATTAATTAATCCGTGGTCTACTACAAAGTCAAAAAGGGAGATCAATCTGTCAAATTAAATTTGCACTGTGAAACAaactaaaaatatgtattaataaaatataaaatctcaTTGTTACAAAAATATAACTATTGTCATGAACGATGTATGCGCTTCTAGAATAAAAGTACTTATACTATATTATATAGCGAATGAATCCAACATAGATATAAACCACCCACCACAACCGAAAACAAAAACATTGCATAATATTCCCCTCCCCCTCCCCTAATTACAAACCaacatagataaaaaaaattaatgaaataaacatCCCTGGCCAAGTAACTTTTGTTCGAAAGTGAAAAACACCAATTAAATGCAGATTATCTTGTGTTTGTCTGATCTGTTGCAAAAGCTTAAAACCCGACATTAGTTGTTTTAAATGAATAAGCATTGGGGTTATGATGCAATTGAAATTTTGCAGATAAGGGGAGTGCATTTTTTCCGGAACAATGGAAATGAGAAAAAGATTAAGGGGAGTGCATGCTTACaagggtaatttttttttgggggggggggggggggggtgggagAAAAAGGGAAGTGTATAAGTAAGGAGAGGAGTGAAAATAACAACTCTCAAAAttcatgtgtgtgtgtttatatTGAACCGTTGGTGTAATTTTCATTAAAGAGACTTAAGATTATCTGTTAAGGATGCAATATTTTATCAACTCCCCCCACCTCCCTCTACCAATGCATATGCACACAAAATCCggaaatgaaggaaaaaaaaactttatcctTTTCTGTCTTAATGTTTGCTTGTTACCATTTGTGCTGCAGAACAAAAGAAGCAAAAACTTTCTGATACAAAAGCTGGATTAGATGATGCTGAAACATTGGTATAATGGaacttttcttctatttctcctCCTGATGTTTAACTTTATTATAATTCCTACTTGAGTATTTTCAGATTCGGAAAATGGACCTTGAGGCTGGGAGTTTGCAACCAAGTGTGAAGGTAACTCTTCTTGCCAAGTTAAGGGAATATAAAACTGATTTGAGCAATTTTAAAAGCGAAGTTAAAAGAGTCTGAAACAATTGAATTATGCAACAAACAATTCAATTATGCAGCAGCAATTGTTTACAATTGAATTATGCAGCAACCAATTCAATTTTGCAGCAGTAATTGTTTACAATGAACAGAGAACAAAATCAAGATAAGCTACAATAACAGCAATGCAACGAAGTAGAGGAAGCACGAAGATCACGACACACTCCTCGGTTGTATACTGGCAACAAGATCACCTGAGAGAAAGGGTTAAGATGAGAGAAGGATTCGCAGAGGGAAGAAAATAGATCTCAGCAGAGAAGAAGTAGAGAACAGAGGGAGGAATCACCTCAGAATAATACTACAACGTGTAATCCTCCAGCCTTATATTCTTCCTCCTCAACCTTGTGCTACGCCTGCCTCCCTCACTGTGCGGTTCATGAGCCACGTGTCCCTCCCTTCTAACAGAATTTCACACCAAATCTCTTTCCTTCTTTATGCACGTTACATTATCCTCCTCATCAAAAACAACCTTGTCCTTAAGGTTGAACTGAGGATAAGATTCACATATATCCTACAAGTCTTCCCAAGTAGCATCCTTAGCTTCAGTTGCTTCCTATTGAATCAACAATTGAGACACAGTAGCTTCTAAACGTTTGACAACTCGAACATCCAACACCTTCCATGGGCAAAGCGTAGGTCCCAGTTCACTAGAAGTGAGTGGAAAAGGAAGATATGGTGGAGAACTTTTGCCATGAAATGGTTTCAGAAGAGCAATATGAAATACAGGATGTATTTTAGCAGACTCTAGTAGTTGTACTTTGTATGCAACAGTACCAATTCTTTCAATCACTGGAAATGGACCAAAATAGCACAGGCCTAGCTTCTGATGCTTCCTCAAAGCCACTGAATGTTGCCTATAGGGTTGTAGCTTCACTAAAACCAGATCACCAACCTGAAATTTAAAATCTCTCATTTTCTTATCAGCTTGCATCTTCATATATTGTTGAGCCTTAAGTAAATTACCTTTAAGCTTGCTCAAAAGTTGATCACGGAGTTGTAATAAATCCTTGAGTGGATCAGGATCTTTAGGATCAACCTCATAGTGCATCACCGCTGGTGGAGGTCTTCCAAAAACTGCTTGAAATGGTGTCATACCCAAGCTTTGGTGGAAGGAAGTATTATACCAAATTGAGCCCAAGGTAGCACAGTAACCTAACTCTTAGGATGTTCAAATACAAAGCACCTTAGATAAATCTCAATGGTCTTATTAAGATTCTCAGTCTGGCCATCGGACTGAGGGTGATATGAAGAACTCATGGCCAATGTGGTGCCTTGAGCTTTGAATAATTGTTGCCAAAAAGTGTTGATAAAAATTCTCTCTGTCAGAAACAATGGTTTTTGGAAAACCATGAATTTTGACAATGTTGGTAATGAAAAGTTCATCCACAACCTTGTTGTTAAACTCGGGCTTCAAAGGGATAAAGTACCCAAATTTGGACAATCTATCAACTACTATAAAAATGGTTGTAAATCCTTGTGAAGGAGGCAATTGAACAATAAAGTTCATTGCTATGTCTTCCTATATTTTTTGAGGAATGGGAAGAGGCTGTAACAACCCCGCTGGCAAAACATGATCAACTTTAGCTTGTTGACATATGGCACACTCCCTCACAAATTTACTAATATCACTTCTCATACCATTCCAATAAAATTGAGCACCAATTCTAGTTGTTGTTCTATTAACTCCAGCATGTCCACCAATCTTAGAACTGTGAAATTCCTCCATGATTTGATTAAGCAACCCAACATCATGAGGTAACACAATTTTGCCTTTAAAGAACAATAAGCCATTATGAATACTATATTCAGAAGATGGATCCTGACCTTGCAAACAACTTTGATAAATTTTGGATAATTGAGAATCAGTTTGAGTCAAATCCATCACTTTATTAATCCACAAATGTATAGGAGAAGATACAGCCATCATGAAACTCCTAGATAAAGCATCAGCAGGTATATTTTCTTTCCTTGGTTTATACTAAATTGTAAAGTCAAACCCCAACAACTTAGGAAGCCATTTTGTTGTTTAGGAGTTTGCAACTTTTGTTCTAACAATTCTTTAAAGCTTTTCtgatatgttttaattatgaacTTATGACCCACAAGATAATGTCTGAATTTTGCCAAAGCCTAAGTAATAACATAGAATTCTCGAATATAAGCAGACTGCTTCTGCATCCTTAAGCACAATTTCTTAGAGAAATAAGCTATTGGATGCTTATTTTGGCTAAGGACAACACTAACTCCACTTCTTGAGGCATCAGTCTCCAGTACAAAAATTTCCTTGaaattaggaatagtcaatACAGGAGCAGATGTCATGACAATTTTGAGTTGTTGAAATGTATCTGATGCAGCAACACTTCATTTAAAAGAATCCATTTTCAACAAATTAGTTAAAGGGGCCACAATGCTAGCATAAGACTTAACAAACCTCCTATAATAACCTGTGAGTCCTAAAAATGCTCTCAATTGTTTGAGATTACTAGGCTCAAGCCACTTTTGAATAGCTTCCAATTTAGTTCCCTCCATAGCTATTCCTGAACAAGACAGTGTATGTCCCAAGTAATCAATATGTTGAACTCCAAAACAACATTTAGAAAACCTTGCAAACAATTGATGTTGTTTCAAGATACTTAAAACCACTTCCAAATGGTATAAATGATCTTTCCAATTAGCACTATACACcagaatatcatcaaagaaaaccagTACAAACTTTCTTAATATTCCAGCAAAAATGTCATTCATAAGGCTCTGAAAAGTAGCAGGAGCATTGGTTAAGCCAAATGGCATAACCAACCACTAATAGTGACCATGGTGAGTCCTAAATGTTGTCTTATGTCTGTCATCcgaatttaacaaaatttggtgataaccagACCTTAGATCCAATTTagaaaagaaggaagctccAAAAAGCTCATCAATAAACTCATCCATAGTAGGAATAAGGAAGCTGTCCTTGATAGTAATTGCATTAAAAGCCCTATAATCAGTACACACCCTCCATGAACCATCTTTCTTTTTTACCAATATAATGGGAGAAGAAAATGGACTCTTACTAGGCTGTATGATGCCTTCATCTAACATTCCTGACACCAATCTCTCAATTTCTTCCTTTTGACTATGAGGGTATCTGTAAGGCTTAACCTTAACAGGTTATGAACCACTCAATAAAGGAATAGAATGATCATGGGATCTCTGTGGAGGTAAGCTGCTAGGAGTATCAAAAACCACACTATATGTGTGCAATAATAAGGCTAATTCAAGCTCCATCGTAATTGGTAAGTCAAAGCATAGACTTAGGAGCAACATCTGGCTCCATCAACTGCAGACTATAAACTTCAGCAATGGAATTAGTGGCCACCATTCTTCTTATAAAATGTAATTGAGCTTGCTCAGGTACCAGTTCACAATCTCCTTGTAAAGTAGTAAATTTACCCTTCCGCAAAAACTTCAATTGCAGAGCATTATAATCAACAATGTGAGAGCCTATTGGTAACTAGCTCCTAAAATGAGATCAACACTAGAAATAGGAAGCAAAAATATTGGTAACTGAAAGGTATTGCCTTGAGCGTGTACCTTCAATTGCTTAACTAATCCTTCAGCCGACATATAATTACCATTACCAACCATTACTCTAAATTATCAGAACTACCACCATCAATCAACACAGTCACTGATAACTTTTCTATATACGCTATAAACCTTATAGTACCAACTCCCCGACCTcctttcaaagcattgaaagaCAAATGATGATCTTCAGATTCTACTATTTCATCTTCTTGAGTACCCTGGGGTACAATTGTACTAATAAGATCCTCATTATTATCTTCCATTAGCAACAACAGAAATTGTCTATTAGGACATTTATGATTAAAAGGTAATTTCTCATCACAAAAATAACACAATCCTTTTTCCCTTCTCAACTGCATTTCAGCAGGAGTAAATCTTTTTACATTTGAGGACCTAATTGGAGGGCCTGGTGGAGTAGGTAAAAGCGGAGGTAAACTggatttaatttgtgttttttgttgAGCATTAATAGAGACTGGGGTACAAGAAATTTGGGAATATTTGTGATTATAGGAGTTTCGAAATGGCTTTAAAACAGGaccatatttttcttcaaaaagttTAGCTAAAGCAACTTCACGCAATAAGGTAAGAGGGCACATAGCAACAACATCTCTTCTAATATTAGGATTTAAACCACTAATGAAACAATTGAGGAGAGCCTCATTACTCAATCCCAAAGATCTATTAGCTAGAGACATAAACTTGAGATAATAATCTGATACCGAACCTGTTTGTTGAAGCTTGAAGAGCTCAGCCATTGGACAATCAAAAGGTGAAGGATCGAATTGAGATTCTAAAGCACGAATCAACTCAGACCAAGTAGACACCAAATATAATTTCTGCGACATCTGGAACCATGCCACTACATCCTTATCAAAATGCATTGCCGCAATATCCACTCTAGACGCATCGGGAGTATTATGATAATTGAAAAATTTCTCCGCCTTGAAGATCCACTCCATCACCGGCGTCGTTCCATCGAAGTGAGGAAATCCAAGTGAGATCTCTTTAACAAGCAAAGAAGCATTAATCGGTTGCACCATAGGGGAGCCATTGTTCGAAGAACTTCCAGGAGGTTGAGAAGCATTCTGCAATAACAGATTCATTGCTAACTGAATTTGATCCATAGAATTCTGGATCTGAAGCATCTTATCATTTTGCTCTTGATAACGCATATCCATCGTTTGACTGATACGACAAATATCATCCCAATGTGTACAAATTTCTGTTTGCAAATCCTTCAAACGCGTGTTCTTAGCCATGGAAGcacaa encodes the following:
- the LOC102665818 gene encoding uncharacterized protein; amino-acid sequence: MTPFQAVFGRPPPAVMHYEVDPKDPDPLKDLLQLRDQLLSKLKGNLLKAQQYMKMQADKKMRDFKFQVGDLVLVKLQPYRQHSVALRKHQKLGLCYFGPFPVIERIGTVAYKVQLLESAKIHPVFHIALLKPFHGKSSPPYLPFPLTSSELGPTLCPWKVLDVRVVKRLEATVSQLLIQ